In the genome of Vanacampus margaritifer isolate UIUO_Vmar chromosome 1, RoL_Vmar_1.0, whole genome shotgun sequence, one region contains:
- the LOC144038321 gene encoding transmembrane protein 163a has protein sequence MTDSKLPDSPAAPDSAAAKEPTGGTGQCEQEDSPKQREEDQQRHQASNSSQGELIKMDQEMRITESIEDGGLLESSMRLKPHEAQSYRKKALWVSWASIGATIILAIAAFTVSIMRHSASAFGFAFDATLDVLSSVIVLWRYSNAAAVHSAHREYNACVILGVIFILSSLCIMGKAIHDLATKLLPEVDDFLFSVSIVSGVVCIFLAVIKFMLGKVLTSRSLITDGFNSLVGGIMGFSILISAEVFKHEPMVWYLDGTIGVLIGLIIFAYGVKLLLDMIPRVRQTRNYERFE, from the exons ATGACCGACTCCAAACTACCGGACTCGCCCGCCGCCCCGGACTCGGCAGCAGCAAAGGAGCCCACGGGGGGAACCGGTCAGTGCGAGCAGGAGGACTCCCCCAAGCAGCGAGAAGAAGACCAGCAGCGTCACCAGGCCAGCAACAGCAGTCAGGGAGAGCTGATCAAGATGGACCAGGAGATGAGGATTACCGAGAGCATCGAGGACGGAG GTCTTCTGGAGAGCAGCATGCGCCTGAAACCACACGAAGCACAAAGCTATCGCAAAAAGGCCTTGTGGGTGTCCTGGGCGTCCATCGGGGCGACGATCATCCTTGCCATCGCCGCCTTCA CTGTTTCCATCATGCGACACAGTGCTTCTGCTTTTGGATTTGCT TTTGACGCCACGCTGGATGTCCTATCCTCAGTCATTGTGCTGTGGCGTTACAGCAATGCTGCAGCCGTCCATTCAGCTCATCGGGAATACAA CGCCTGCGTAATCCTGGGCGTGATTTTCATCTTGTCATCCTTGTGCATAATGGGCAAGGCCATCCATGACCTGGCCACCAAGCTGCTGCCTGAAGTG GACGACTTCCTCTTCAGCGTCTCCATTGTCAGCGGCGTGGTCTGCATCTTCCTGGCTGTCATCAAGTTCATGCTGGGAAAAGTGCTCACGAGTCGGTCCCTCATCACGGACG GCTTTAACTCTCTGGTGGGCGGCATCATGGGTTTCTCCATCCTCATCAGTGCGGAAGTGTTTAAGCACGAGCCCATGGTGTGGTACCTCGATGGGACAATAGGTGTCCTCATTGGCCTTATCATATTTGCCTATGGAGTCAA GCTGCTGCTGGACATGATCCCACGGGTGAGACAAACCAGGAACTACGAGCGCTTTGAGTGA